ttgccgaacccttatgaaaatttcactttcttgtattctatcatgtgaacttgttgattttggaaaactaaaattttgttattctattctctcacagatgatgagaacACATATTATCTGATCGAAcagtcagccaccagtgccaccagtttgggccgcgagaggccggggccgtggtagaggtcggggccgaggtagaggtcaaaGTGTCGCTCGTACAGCAtttggagcagcacctgtagcaccaccagttaCTCTAGATCAGGAGCAGATTctagatatagctgagccgacaagaccagctcaggcaccaactgtgcccattgagattccacgCCTTCGGGAGAcattggcccagatattgacagtttgcactggcctttcTCAgatggtttcggctcaggccgcacctgccacttctcaggacgggggaggtactcatacccctattgccTGTACTCCAGATTAGGTAGTAcatggacttcagataccggaGGCACTACTAGACGAGCCAGCTGCAGCTGTTCAGGCCCCGAtagtccccgttatggcagatgatgagcagaggagacttgatagatttgggaggcttcgacctccatcatttagcggtgctgagttagaggatgctcaagGTTTTTTGGATATGTGCCAGCGAATGCTTCGGACATTGGGTATTCTAGAAACCAGTGGGGTCtgattcactacttttcagttttctagagctgTCTACAAATAGTGGGAGGCTTATAAGAGGCGCATGCCGgtcggtgcagtaccacttatATGGCAGGAATTCTCCATTATCTTTTTGGAGAAGGTTATGTCGtagtctcacagagaggagctgcacataTAGTTTGAGTAGTTATGTTaagatggcatgtctgtgatacagtacgagatgagatatTCTGTGTTGGCTCGTcacacagtttggttggttcccactgatagggaaagGATCAAGAGATTCATTGAtagcctcacatatcagctacggttacttatgactccggagagagtatctggtgctacttttgatgaggtagatgacattgctcggcagatagagatggtccataGTTAAGAACGtggggagagggaggccaagaggccttatGGTCCAGGTGATTTCAGTGGTGTTCCTTTaaggggtcagttttaccgtggTAGAGGTcattcttacagacacgctcagacgggtcgtccaattcaacgtggtgcatcatccagccatggttcatacagttctcatcagggtcagccATCTCTCGGTGTCCTCCCAGTCTAGCATTTGTCCCGTTCTCCTttagttcagggttcatttgcaccAAGTGCTTCTAGCAGTTATTGTGGTTCTTGGGGCCCGATTCAGTCCGCACCACCACCAGTACCGGGGAGCTACTTTGAGTGCGGggaatttgggcatatgtggaggcagtgtcctcatcgctCAGGGGGTCCAGTACAGTAGAGgagtcagactacgacttcagcactagttactttaccacccgcccagccagcacggggtgggggtcagtcagctaggggtcgcccaagagggggaggccgatcaggtggcgatcaggcccgattctatgcttttcgtGCCAGGCGAGAtgtcgttgcttcagatgcagttttcacaggtattgtctcagtatgccacaaggaagcttctatattatttgaccctggttctacttattcgtgtgtatcatcgtactttattcattatatggatatgcctcgtgagtccATAGTTTCACCTATTCGTGTATCTACGCtgatgggcgatactattattatggaccgtgtgtatctgtcgtgtgtggtaactattgggggactggagactagagttgatctgttattgcttagtatggttgatttcgatgtaatcctgggtatggattggttgtccccatgtcatgctattctggactgtcacgcaaaaactaTGACATTggcaatgccggggttgccaaaggtcgaatggagaagttctctagattatgttcctagcagggtaatttcttatttgaaggcccaacatatggttaGGAAGGGATGTAAGTCATATTTAGCCTTTATGAGAGATGTTGATGTATGTACTCCTCCTATTGATTCAataccggtagtgcgagactttctggATGTATTTTCTGTAGACCTGCCGAGTATGCCACCCAAcaggaatattgattttggtattgacttggtgtcgggcactcaacccatttctattcctccgtattgtatggcaccagttgagttgaaagaattgaaagagaaacttcaggaactccttgaaaaggggtttattaggcctagtgtgtcaccttggggtgcaccggttctgtttgtgaaaaagaaagatggtactatacaGATCTGCATCGATTACAGGtagttaaacaaagttacaattaagaataaatatcccttgtcgcgtattgatgacttatttgacgagcttcagggagcgagggtattctccaaaattgatttgagatcagggtatcaccagttgaaaattcggggttcagatattctaaagacgacattcaggactcgttatggtcactatgaatttcttgtgatgtcatttggtctaaccaatgccccatcagcatttatgcacctgatgaatagaGTATTCCaaccgtatcttgactcatttgtcgtggtatttattgatgatatcctggtgtactcacgtagccaggaggagcatgcacaacacttgggtattgtattgcaAAGGCTGAGAGAAGAGAAactatatgccaaattctctaagtgtgagttctggcttagttcggtggcattcttgggacacatattgtcctgtgaagggattaaggtggatccaaagaagatagaggcagttcagagttggtccagaccatcttcagttactgagattcagagttttctcggcttggctggttattatcgtcactttgtggagggtttctcgtctattgcatcgcctatgactaaattgacccataaaggtgctccattcaggtgatCGGATGAttgtgaagagagcttttagaagctcaagatagctttgactacataCCGAGTATTGGTGTTACCGacgggttcagggtcttatactgtgtctTGTAATgcgtcacgtattggtctcgACACAGTGCTGATGTAGgacggtaaggtgattgcctatgcgtccagacaattaaaggtacatgagaagaattatccggtccacgaccttgagttagcagctattgttcatgccttgaagatttggcaacattatttgtacggtgtccatttgtgaggtttatacagatcaccggagtctacaacatctatttaaacagaaggatcttaatttgcggcagcggaggtggttggagttgcttaaggattatgatattaccattctctattattccggaaaggacaatgtggtggcagatgccttgagtcgtaaggcggagagtttgggcagcctaacatacttaccggtagcagagaggcctttagccttggatgttcaggccttggacaactagtttgttagaatggatatttccgagccgagtcgagttttggcttatgtggtttctcggtattctttatatgattgcatcagagagcaccagtattggagatgatggtgtattacagatgcagggcaggctatgtgtgtctaatgtagatggtttgcgagTTTTAATATCCAGGAAGCTCATAGTTCGCCGTACTCCATTTATCTAGGTGCCGAgaagatgtatcgggatttgaggcagcactattggtagaggcgaatgaagaaagatatagttgggtttgtagcttggtgtttaaattgtcaacaggtaaagtacgagcatcagagaccggaagaattacttcagagacttgaaattccggagtggaagtgggagcgtattaccatggactttgtagttgggctcccacagactttgagaaagtttgatgttgtttgggtgattatggattggTTGACCAAATCcgtgcattttattccagttggtactaattattcttcggagcagttggctgagatttatatccgcgagattgttcaccTATACactgtgccagtgtccatcatttcagatcggggcatgcagtttacatcacagttttggagagcagtgttgcgagaattgggcacacaggttcagttgagtacaacctttcaccctcagacggacggatagtccgagcacactattcagatattggaagatatgttatgcgcttgtgttatagatttcgggggttcttgggatcaatttctgccactggcagagtttgcttacaataacaactaccaatcgagcatttagatggctccatacgaggctttaaGGGAAATATAGGGGCTCATGAGGTGGTAGGGGGTCCGTCATTGTTCCCGATGTGCTCTGTATCCTTTGATTCATGTCGATCCTAcgctaaaagaaatatttttagtgGGGGAGTgttgatttgtgttgattgtAGGCCTGGCCTTTCCCTGGATCTGAGGATTTATGACACGAAGTTCGGTAGGTGGAGGGGTAGAATTTTCTAAAAATGTTTTGAAATTGGTTTTTCTTTATAGCAAATGTCGTTGTTCCGAATTATGACATGTTTAGAAATTCCCTATGATGCAAGTGtcgtttttggatgattttgtcCCGTTGATTACGATATCTGGAGATGCCCCTGATGACGTAGCTTCTTTTCATTGCAATCGCATCCTAATTTAAACAAATGCATTACAAAGGCTTTCATAGGGTTATGACCGAACCTTTTCAAGTTGCCTATGTATCCTAACCGAATCAGGTCTGACGTAGTTCGAGGATGATAAAATGATGAATGAATTATGATGAAATGACCGAGCCTGACTCGGGAAGCCTACATATCCAAATAGAATCAGGTCAAAACATGGTTCGATTAAAATGGATGAAAAATGGTAAGAAATTGAAATGAAGTGGTCGAGTCTGACTGAGACCacctacgtatccaaatggaatcaggccaAAACGTAGTTCAATTACCATAGATGACTGAATCTTatatggattgcctacgtattcttGTCAAAGGAAATCAAGTCGTGGCGTAGTTCCGATTACATACAAAATGAcatttggattttctattacaaaaaGGGGAGGGAGACTGGACCCTACgtggtttgcctacgtatctcaccgtGGGAagtcaggtcaggcatagttatGTTACAACAAAACCCTAATTCTATTATCCTCAAATGTAGTATATTTTGATTGCGTGTGAGTTGATGGGCTTCGTGCTGACTCTGACATCCATCTCTGTTATAATCAATGCTCCTCCTGACAATACTCGATGGACTACATAAGAACCCTACCAGTTCAGTGTGAATTTTCCTTTGGCCTCTTCTTGATGAGAGAATATATTCTTCAAAATCAGCTTCCCCGATATGAACTGCCGAGGTTTCACCTTTCTGTTAAGCGTGTTGGCCATCCTATTATGATACATCTGACCATGACATACTCCGTCCATTATCTTTTCATCAATGATCATAAGTTGTTCTTGCCTGACGCATATCCGTTTTGCATCATCTATCTTGGCTTCCTGAATGACTCTCAAAGATGGTATCTCGACCTCTGTCGGTATCACAACTTCTGTGCCATGTACCAACATGTATGGTGGTGCCCCAGTAGATGCTCTTATAGTGTTACGGTAACCCAGTAAGGCAAAGGATAAATTATCGTGCCATTGCCTGTGATTATCCACTATCTTCCGTAAGACcctcttgatgtttttgttggctgcttcaactacTCCATTCATCTATGGAATGTAGGCTGTGGAATTATGGTGGATGATTCTAAACTTCTCTCAAATCTCCCTCATGAGATCGCTATTGAGATTGGCTGAATTATTAGTTACGATTGACTCCGGGATCCCGAATTTGCAGACTGTGT
The sequence above is drawn from the Nicotiana tabacum cultivar K326 chromosome 13, ASM71507v2, whole genome shotgun sequence genome and encodes:
- the LOC142168224 gene encoding uncharacterized protein LOC142168224, with the protein product MNGVVEAANKNIKRVLRKIVDNHRQWHDNLSFALLGYRNTIRASTGAPPYMLVHGTEVVIPTEVEIPSLRVIQEAKIDDAKRICVRQEQLMIIDEKIMDGVCHGQMYHNRMANTLNRKVKPRQFISGKLILKNIFSHQEEAKGKFTLNW